A genomic stretch from Candidatus Kapaibacterium thiocyanatum includes:
- a CDS encoding septum formation protein Maf: MLSLNGLLELSVPLVLASQSPRRQALLTHVGFDFSVVVPNVDEDSVPVTLPPADYVSQLALMKAVRGAEMSGNDVIVLGSDTTVVLDGRVLNKPVDAMDAARMLRSLSGRTHTVYTGIALVHAASGRSVTAVRDTRVTFRDLDDAEIEAYVASGSPLDKAGAYGIQDDFGAVFVNRVEGCYYTIVGLPLELLYTTLRDFVAGERHA, from the coding sequence ATGCTCTCGCTCAACGGACTTCTCGAACTGTCGGTACCGCTCGTCCTGGCTTCCCAATCGCCACGGCGTCAGGCCTTGCTCACGCACGTGGGGTTCGACTTCTCCGTCGTCGTGCCGAACGTTGACGAAGACAGCGTGCCGGTGACGTTGCCGCCCGCCGACTACGTTTCGCAACTCGCGTTGATGAAGGCCGTTCGTGGTGCGGAGATGTCCGGGAATGACGTCATCGTCCTGGGATCGGACACGACCGTCGTACTCGATGGTCGGGTTCTCAACAAGCCTGTCGACGCCATGGATGCCGCGCGGATGCTACGCTCGCTGAGTGGGCGTACGCATACGGTCTATACGGGCATCGCCCTCGTCCATGCGGCGAGCGGACGTTCCGTGACGGCCGTTCGTGATACGCGTGTGACCTTCCGCGATCTCGACGATGCCGAGATCGAGGCCTATGTCGCATCGGGATCACCGCTCGACAAGGCGGGTGCCTACGGTATCCAGGATGACTTCGGTGCCGTCTTCGTCAATCGCGTCGAAGGATGCTACTACACCATCGTCGGCCTTCCGCTCGAGCTACTCTATACGACGCTGCGCGACTTCGTGGCAGGAGAACGTCATGCGTAG